The following proteins come from a genomic window of Companilactobacillus pabuli:
- the addA gene encoding helicase-exonuclease AddAB subunit AddA, with the protein MPKWTKDQEKAIEHRGHDILVSAAAGSGKTTILIERILRELKSDEDVDNLLVATFTEAAAQEMKDRLLKALKEAVNQTDNADEKRRLQKQIFRIPMANISTLHAFCLSVIKKFYYVIDLDPNFRLLSDDTEKSIIQEQAYDNVRNSYYDKDDYNFINLTNNFTNDKTDDGLKDIVFKLYDFAITTSDTKAYLDDLSKTYEFTDSFSQSEFYQKEFLPQIKLRLDEILLTVKQGLDLAAVDELAGTYLDVFKEAEERLQKIYSELSQYNYDQLREFFYNFKFKNKKQRVTKADKEGKDLSLMNEAGDVKKTLDDQLKSLVTDYFLKSEIGVNEALKVAQGLVQKLVEVEYSFIKEFQKLKTNSHVLDFNDLEHRAVDILEGEVDGRKIAQEYYQNKFHELMIDEYQDVNAMQDKIIDLLSCENNHRFMVGDIKQSIYGFRQAAPRLFTEKYEAFQKDDNDDELIQLSMNFRSSKAVDDFVNNIFTKIFDKKIGDIDYDEKSKLITGTNFPDAVDTTNEFDVYVGDEDEEITKRQTLISAAAKKIQTLIDQGFEIYDSKMKADTEAEKIRPLRYSDIAILSRVRDNNTDIISYFSKVNIPVMVKDAQNYFQTTELQIMMSMLKLVDNPYEDIPLVAVLRSPIVGLNEEELAKIRIIDKRNSYFTALNEYAVSEDGEEHLKNKISSFLVQLDNYRDFANKNSIARLIWKIYQETGILEYVSGMPGGKQRAANLHALYQRANAYEENNYKGLHQFINFIQRMQKLDKDLSQPNSIEANDDTVKVMTVHGSKGLEFPIVIYLDMDKKFNMMDVKSDTVFDAQKGIGITIADNETRIKYRTIPRGIISYQKKIATVSEEMRLLYVALTRAKQKLIMLGFSKDSDKLLKTWNNVTMTNNLVNESARMKANNFQNLVGISTLQDAKAPDYYDEDSHLQFKLIEAKAEDAKTTKNQTIKLLPKEPSQLFKDAVADILDLDYQYQESVETTAYQSVSEIKGLFEDPDDENMTEMLPEKSRYNLGSFAQPDFLTKTKKVTNAEIGSATHLVLQKINIEKTPEVDDFKELVTQMTNEKLLTPELAEKIDCSSLAKFYQSNLGKKIVDNHQSVSREFPCSILMPAKRLFKDTAKDYSINDKILVHGIIDGVIELNEGVIIFDYKTDHVTSQNEDELVKKYSGQVNLYAKAIEAIKKKPVLGKYLYFLKKDKAVKL; encoded by the coding sequence ATGCCTAAGTGGACAAAAGATCAAGAAAAAGCAATTGAACATCGTGGACATGATATTTTGGTTTCAGCTGCGGCTGGTTCAGGGAAGACGACTATTTTAATTGAACGAATCTTGCGTGAATTGAAGAGCGATGAAGATGTTGATAATTTATTGGTAGCAACTTTTACCGAGGCTGCCGCACAAGAGATGAAAGATCGATTATTAAAAGCACTAAAAGAAGCTGTCAATCAAACTGACAATGCTGATGAAAAAAGACGTCTCCAAAAACAAATTTTTCGTATCCCAATGGCTAATATCAGTACCTTGCACGCATTTTGCTTGAGCGTCATCAAGAAGTTTTATTATGTAATCGATCTAGATCCCAATTTTCGCTTATTGAGTGATGACACTGAAAAGTCAATTATTCAAGAACAAGCTTATGATAATGTACGTAATAGTTATTATGACAAGGATGATTATAATTTCATCAATTTAACAAATAATTTTACTAATGACAAAACTGACGATGGTTTGAAAGATATTGTTTTTAAACTGTACGATTTTGCAATTACAACTAGTGACACAAAAGCTTACTTGGACGATTTGAGCAAAACATACGAATTTACAGATTCTTTCAGTCAAAGTGAATTTTATCAAAAGGAATTTTTGCCACAGATCAAGTTACGTCTAGATGAAATTCTGTTGACCGTTAAACAAGGTTTGGATTTAGCTGCCGTTGATGAATTAGCAGGAACGTATTTGGATGTTTTTAAAGAAGCTGAAGAAAGATTACAAAAAATCTATTCAGAATTATCGCAATACAATTACGACCAATTGCGTGAATTCTTTTATAATTTTAAATTTAAGAATAAAAAGCAACGAGTTACCAAAGCTGACAAAGAGGGAAAAGACCTCTCACTTATGAATGAAGCAGGGGATGTCAAGAAGACCCTTGACGATCAATTAAAGAGCCTTGTCACTGATTATTTCTTAAAGTCGGAAATTGGCGTCAACGAAGCCTTAAAAGTTGCTCAAGGTTTGGTTCAAAAATTAGTTGAAGTTGAATATAGCTTTATCAAGGAATTTCAAAAACTCAAAACTAATAGTCACGTTCTAGATTTCAATGATTTAGAGCATCGGGCAGTCGATATCTTGGAAGGTGAAGTCGACGGTCGCAAGATTGCTCAAGAATATTATCAAAATAAGTTTCATGAACTAATGATCGATGAATATCAAGATGTTAATGCCATGCAAGATAAAATCATTGATTTGTTGTCGTGTGAGAATAATCATCGCTTCATGGTAGGGGACATCAAACAATCAATTTATGGTTTTAGACAAGCAGCTCCTAGATTATTTACTGAAAAATATGAAGCATTCCAAAAAGATGATAATGATGACGAATTGATTCAACTATCAATGAACTTTCGTTCCTCAAAGGCGGTTGATGATTTCGTCAATAATATCTTCACAAAAATCTTTGATAAAAAAATTGGTGATATCGACTATGATGAAAAGTCAAAATTGATTACCGGAACTAATTTCCCCGATGCGGTCGATACAACTAATGAATTTGATGTTTATGTCGGTGATGAAGACGAGGAAATCACTAAACGTCAAACGTTGATCAGTGCCGCTGCTAAAAAAATTCAAACTCTGATAGATCAAGGATTTGAAATTTATGACAGCAAGATGAAAGCTGATACTGAAGCTGAAAAGATCCGTCCATTGAGATATTCGGATATCGCTATTTTGTCACGAGTTCGAGATAACAATACGGATATCATTTCTTATTTTTCTAAGGTAAATATTCCAGTTATGGTTAAGGATGCCCAAAATTATTTCCAGACGACGGAATTACAAATTATGATGTCGATGTTGAAATTGGTTGATAATCCTTACGAGGATATTCCTTTAGTTGCAGTTTTACGTTCGCCAATCGTTGGCTTGAATGAAGAAGAACTAGCTAAGATTCGTATAATTGACAAGCGTAATAGCTATTTTACGGCATTAAATGAATATGCAGTTTCTGAAGATGGCGAAGAACATCTCAAGAATAAAATCAGTTCATTTTTAGTTCAATTGGATAATTATCGTGACTTTGCTAATAAAAACAGTATTGCTCGATTGATTTGGAAGATTTATCAAGAAACTGGTATTTTGGAATATGTTTCTGGGATGCCTGGTGGAAAGCAACGTGCTGCTAATCTCCATGCTCTTTATCAGCGTGCTAATGCTTATGAAGAAAACAATTATAAAGGCTTACATCAGTTCATTAATTTTATCCAAAGAATGCAGAAATTGGATAAGGACCTTTCACAACCAAATAGTATTGAAGCCAATGATGACACTGTCAAAGTTATGACTGTTCATGGTTCTAAAGGATTGGAATTTCCAATTGTAATTTATTTGGATATGGACAAGAAATTCAATATGATGGACGTTAAATCTGATACAGTTTTTGATGCTCAAAAGGGTATTGGAATAACAATTGCTGACAATGAAACAAGAATCAAGTATCGGACTATTCCACGAGGAATTATCAGTTACCAAAAGAAAATCGCTACTGTTTCTGAAGAGATGCGGTTATTGTATGTGGCTTTGACTAGAGCTAAGCAAAAGTTAATCATGTTAGGATTCAGTAAAGATTCAGATAAATTATTAAAAACTTGGAATAATGTCACAATGACTAATAATTTAGTCAATGAATCAGCCAGAATGAAAGCTAATAATTTTCAAAACTTAGTCGGCATCAGTACTTTACAGGATGCTAAAGCACCAGATTACTATGATGAGGATAGTCATTTACAGTTTAAGTTGATAGAAGCTAAAGCTGAAGATGCCAAAACTACCAAGAATCAAACAATCAAACTTTTACCAAAAGAACCTAGTCAATTGTTTAAAGATGCAGTTGCTGATATTTTAGATTTGGATTATCAATATCAAGAATCAGTAGAAACAACCGCATATCAGTCAGTCTCTGAAATCAAAGGTTTGTTTGAAGATCCTGATGACGAAAATATGACAGAGATGTTACCAGAAAAGTCCCGATATAATTTGGGTTCATTTGCACAACCAGATTTTCTGACGAAGACTAAAAAGGTCACGAATGCTGAAATCGGAAGTGCAACTCACTTAGTTCTTCAAAAGATCAATATCGAAAAAACACCAGAAGTTGATGATTTTAAAGAATTAGTAACACAAATGACGAATGAAAAATTACTGACACCAGAATTAGCGGAAAAAATCGATTGTTCCAGCTTAGCTAAGTTTTATCAGAGCAATTTGGGTAAAAAAATCGTTGATAATCATCAAAGTGTTAGTCGAGAATTTCCTTGTTCAATTTTGATGCCAGCCAAAAGATTGTTTAAAGATACTGCAAAAGACTATTCTATTAACGATAAAATCTTAGTTCATGGTATTATTGATGGAGTGATTGAATTAAATGAAGGCGTAATTATTTTTGACTACAAAACTGATCATGTTACTAGTCAAAATGAGGATGAACTTGTTAAGAAATATTCGGGACAAGTTAATTTATACGCAAAAGCGATTGAAGCAATCAAGAAAAAGCCCGTTTTGGGTAAATATCTTTATTTCTTGAAGAAAGACAAAGCAGTTAAACTTTAA